A region from the Thermanaeromonas toyohensis ToBE genome encodes:
- a CDS encoding Holliday junction resolvase RecU — protein sequence MRTGQANRGRPLEELIERAFAGLPGVQLFRQVNVWVPLKGGKRGAFPARGAPVDFVGAVHGVPVALECKEVAKGERFPLNGSRLPEKEVQAMKSFEEAGGRSFLLVAFWEPGLLAVYPFGTVEAEIASGSRSLSVEKGKMLSLSGENGVPAFNSLNLVKLLVECKAGDFGPSNA from the coding sequence GTGCGGACTGGGCAAGCCAACCGGGGCCGGCCACTGGAAGAGCTGATTGAGCGGGCGTTTGCTGGGCTACCCGGCGTGCAGCTCTTCCGCCAGGTGAACGTGTGGGTTCCCCTGAAGGGCGGGAAGAGGGGGGCCTTCCCGGCGAGGGGTGCGCCCGTGGACTTTGTGGGCGCTGTGCACGGCGTTCCGGTGGCACTTGAGTGCAAGGAGGTAGCGAAAGGGGAGAGGTTCCCGCTGAACGGGAGCCGACTACCGGAGAAGGAAGTCCAGGCCATGAAAAGTTTTGAAGAAGCGGGCGGCAGGTCGTTCCTCCTGGTGGCGTTCTGGGAGCCGGGTCTGCTTGCGGTTTACCCGTTCGGGACAGTTGAGGCGGAGATTGCTTCCGGCAGCCGTTCGCTTTCGGTGGAAAAAGGGAAAATGCTGTCGCTTAGTGGGGAAAATGGTGTGCCTGCATTTAATAGCCTTAACTTAGTGAAGTTGCTGGTGGAGTGCAAGGCCGGTGATTTCGGTCCCAGCAATGCTTAA
- a CDS encoding DnaB-like helicase C-terminal domain-containing protein codes for MPSDITLELEILAAAVQDKSARGFLLSRILPSDFSEIQHRRAWEGLGKGDTALAEKLAARTTPPVDIPSAVSRLKALAELRKVEAISRTALRALSNGAVKRPEQFLEQFCRAAAKIGLPPSGAAMPPAEWMKKGLEEACRRGLSNPVIELGVRGLSGAVLPEPGHLLIIAGQTGKGKTALALNIAYSCGIERSIPTLYVNTEMGWHELAFRLFSLMSGVPVTKIRTGAMSPGEKEALERSVERFSGEAALSITDALPWADINEVAALAREAKLWRGLKILVVDYIQRLEDRARDLESWQALILATRVLKSLAQELNILVILLAQLNDRRQLAGSTGMLREADAAVYLEEAPEGSPASHMLYVEKARHARSNVKIPVDIDPETLRAKGLPEMAGACEKQKGKKKKGKQRKAKEEEVLRAEAPFTEEDWNRLPAVSLFGDSAGEN; via the coding sequence ATGCCATCCGATATTACGCTTGAACTCGAAATACTGGCAGCCGCGGTGCAGGATAAATCAGCCCGCGGCTTTTTGCTCTCGCGGATACTCCCCAGCGATTTTTCGGAGATACAGCACCGGCGTGCGTGGGAAGGCCTGGGAAAAGGAGACACGGCGCTTGCCGAAAAACTGGCGGCCAGAACTACTCCTCCAGTGGATATACCATCAGCGGTATCCAGGCTGAAAGCCCTAGCGGAACTCCGGAAGGTGGAGGCCATAAGCAGGACGGCGCTGAGGGCCCTGTCCAACGGTGCCGTGAAGAGGCCGGAGCAGTTCCTGGAGCAGTTCTGCCGTGCGGCCGCGAAGATAGGTCTGCCCCCTTCAGGGGCTGCAATGCCCCCTGCCGAGTGGATGAAGAAGGGCCTTGAAGAGGCATGCCGCAGGGGCCTGTCCAACCCGGTAATAGAGCTGGGTGTGAGGGGCCTTTCGGGTGCGGTCCTGCCCGAACCGGGTCATCTCCTGATAATTGCCGGGCAGACCGGTAAAGGTAAGACGGCACTTGCGCTCAATATAGCGTACTCGTGCGGCATAGAGCGGTCCATCCCCACGCTGTACGTGAACACGGAGATGGGCTGGCACGAGCTGGCCTTCCGGTTGTTCTCCCTGATGTCGGGCGTACCGGTAACGAAGATACGGACCGGGGCAATGTCGCCTGGCGAGAAAGAGGCCCTGGAGCGGTCGGTGGAAAGGTTTTCCGGAGAGGCGGCGCTGTCGATAACGGACGCCCTCCCCTGGGCGGACATCAACGAAGTGGCGGCCTTGGCGAGGGAAGCGAAGCTGTGGCGGGGGTTGAAAATCCTGGTGGTGGACTACATCCAGCGTCTGGAGGACAGGGCCAGGGACCTGGAAAGCTGGCAGGCGTTAATACTGGCGACCCGGGTGCTGAAGAGCCTGGCCCAGGAGCTGAACATACTGGTGATCCTTCTGGCGCAGCTAAACGACCGGAGGCAGCTCGCGGGCAGCACGGGCATGCTCCGGGAGGCGGACGCGGCGGTGTACCTGGAGGAGGCCCCGGAAGGGAGCCCCGCCAGCCACATGCTGTACGTGGAGAAGGCCAGGCACGCCAGGAGCAACGTAAAGATACCTGTTGACATAGACCCGGAGACCCTGAGGGCGAAGGGGCTGCCGGAGATGGCCGGCGCGTGCGAGAAGCAGAAGGGCAAGAAAAAGAAGGGGAAACAGCGCAAGGCCAAGGAAGAAGAGGTGCTGAGGGCTGAAGCGCCTTTTACGGAGGAGGACTGGAACAGGCTTCCCGCCGTCAGCCTTTTCGGGGATTCTGCGGGCGAAAACTGA
- a CDS encoding DNA methyltransferase, which produces MEKKCELVDLPVALLRHSRFNTRKTREAADIQMLAERIRRIGYERTRAVWAVPVGNHYEVFAGGTRLEAAKVAGLDTMPVLVHYGYTDEEISRLSDLDNENDEYHRPVPITDVWAEYARLHEEEGWSQKKIAAAKGVAESLVSERIAWHKLPDKVKKLVLSGDLTEAHLRRIWGVILPVEFTLWLTTEMARLELAEKVVYDKKKNGEKSVRALEADVAAWKEWINYAEKVYGSLEEELTLYDFSVDPPRPYLYKPREEFVRELAKRRARSMAAVREAELVIKRMVADNLEQYRKYLEEKSAKAALEKAKAEKVTEIVSGFKQGDARSLVGELPEESVRLLLTDPPYGMEYRSNRRWASQAPEVIRNDRQEEAFALLEEVIKASLPKLQKDAHVLVFCSWRGEPKVREILENAGLTVKGSLVWVKEEHSAGDVRGAFAPRHERIIHAVKGSPEVSPRKPDVFYVPRAKRELHPAEKPVELLKQLIECTTAEGDLVLDPFAGVASTCVAALELGRVFVGFEIDGEYYEKGRERLYRVAQEKVEEIVRLQPPAA; this is translated from the coding sequence GTGGAAAAGAAATGTGAGTTAGTGGATTTGCCGGTTGCGCTTCTGCGGCACAGCAGGTTTAATACCCGAAAAACACGAGAGGCTGCGGATATACAGATGCTGGCCGAGAGAATTAGGCGGATAGGTTATGAGCGCACGCGGGCAGTGTGGGCAGTCCCAGTTGGGAACCACTACGAAGTTTTTGCTGGAGGGACTCGTTTGGAGGCAGCGAAAGTGGCCGGGTTGGATACGATGCCGGTGCTGGTACATTACGGTTACACGGATGAGGAAATATCACGGTTGTCCGACCTGGATAATGAAAACGACGAATACCACCGCCCAGTACCGATTACTGACGTGTGGGCAGAGTACGCCAGGCTGCATGAAGAAGAGGGGTGGTCCCAAAAAAAGATTGCGGCAGCAAAAGGTGTAGCGGAATCTCTTGTAAGCGAACGGATTGCCTGGCATAAGCTGCCAGATAAGGTCAAAAAGCTAGTTCTATCAGGAGATTTAACTGAGGCTCATCTGAGGCGGATATGGGGCGTAATTCTACCGGTAGAATTTACGTTATGGTTAACAACAGAGATGGCGCGGCTAGAATTGGCTGAAAAAGTGGTTTACGACAAGAAAAAGAATGGGGAAAAGTCTGTGCGGGCTTTGGAAGCTGATGTGGCTGCATGGAAGGAATGGATTAATTATGCAGAAAAAGTGTACGGTTCGCTGGAAGAAGAGCTAACTCTTTACGATTTTTCCGTCGACCCTCCGAGGCCTTACCTGTACAAGCCGCGAGAAGAGTTTGTTCGGGAATTGGCTAAAAGAAGAGCCCGTTCAATGGCGGCGGTAAGGGAAGCAGAACTGGTGATCAAACGCATGGTTGCTGATAACCTGGAGCAGTACCGGAAGTACTTGGAAGAGAAATCAGCAAAAGCAGCTTTAGAGAAAGCAAAGGCGGAAAAGGTAACAGAGATAGTAAGCGGGTTTAAGCAGGGCGATGCTCGCTCGCTTGTTGGCGAGCTTCCTGAAGAATCTGTAAGGCTTCTGCTAACTGATCCACCCTACGGGATGGAATACCGGTCCAACAGGCGGTGGGCTTCGCAGGCGCCCGAAGTAATCAGGAACGACCGGCAAGAAGAGGCTTTTGCCCTGCTGGAGGAAGTAATAAAGGCTTCGCTTCCCAAACTGCAGAAAGACGCCCATGTCTTGGTTTTTTGTTCCTGGCGCGGAGAGCCTAAAGTGCGAGAAATTTTAGAAAATGCGGGTCTTACGGTCAAGGGCTCTCTCGTCTGGGTAAAGGAAGAGCACTCAGCAGGGGATGTAAGGGGTGCGTTTGCCCCCAGGCATGAACGTATAATCCACGCTGTAAAGGGCAGTCCGGAGGTATCCCCCAGAAAACCCGATGTATTTTATGTTCCCCGTGCGAAGAGGGAACTGCACCCGGCAGAAAAACCCGTGGAACTTTTAAAGCAGCTAATAGAATGTACCACTGCTGAAGGCGACTTGGTCCTGGATCCTTTTGCGGGGGTGGCTTCTACCTGCGTCGCAGCACTGGAGCTGGGCCGTGTTTTTGTGGGGTTTGAGATTGATGGAGAGTACTACGAAAAAGGGCGTGAGCGGCTGTATCGCGTCGCCCAGGAGAAGGTAGAAGAAATTGTACGTTTACAACCGCCGGCGGCATGA
- a CDS encoding prohibitin family protein, whose product MLLVLSMFFVVVPAGHVGVLLHFGAVRSSLSEGLHLKLPLVQKVVLMDVRIQKSETEASAASKDLQTVKAKIAVNYHAAPEQAARLYAQVGTGYAQTLVAPAVQECVKAVTAQHTAEELITRRQEVSSKIHNVLADKLAPYGIVVDAFNIVDFDFSQKFNEAVEEKLAAEQRALKAKYDLERTKTEAEQKLTQARAEAEALKIQREQVTPELLRLREIEVQKMAVEKWDGHLPSVTGGGVPFVQLPFTGQK is encoded by the coding sequence GTGCTGTTGGTTCTTTCCATGTTCTTTGTGGTGGTCCCGGCGGGGCACGTCGGCGTCCTCCTTCACTTCGGGGCGGTCAGGAGTTCACTCAGTGAGGGATTGCATTTAAAACTGCCGCTGGTGCAGAAGGTCGTTCTAATGGACGTACGGATTCAGAAGAGCGAGACGGAAGCATCAGCAGCGAGCAAAGACCTGCAGACCGTCAAGGCGAAGATAGCCGTCAACTACCACGCGGCACCTGAGCAAGCAGCCAGACTGTATGCCCAGGTCGGCACCGGCTATGCCCAGACGCTAGTGGCCCCGGCGGTTCAGGAGTGTGTTAAAGCGGTGACCGCACAGCATACGGCTGAGGAACTGATCACGCGGCGCCAGGAAGTCAGCTCGAAGATCCACAACGTGCTCGCAGATAAGCTAGCGCCCTACGGCATCGTGGTCGACGCCTTCAACATCGTCGATTTTGATTTCAGTCAAAAGTTTAACGAGGCCGTAGAGGAGAAGCTGGCGGCAGAGCAGAGGGCACTAAAGGCCAAGTACGACCTTGAGCGGACCAAGACTGAGGCGGAACAGAAGCTAACCCAGGCCCGCGCGGAAGCCGAAGCATTAAAGATACAGCGAGAACAGGTAACCCCCGAACTCCTGCGCCTACGCGAGATCGAGGTCCAGAAGATGGCTGTAGAAAAATGGGACGGCCACCTGCCCAGCGTAACAGGTGGCGGTGTGCCCTTTGTCCAGCTGCCTTTTACAGGGCAAAAGTAG